A window of Clostridia bacterium genomic DNA:
TTCGGAGACCTTTTTACTGTCGTCCACACCGGGGATAATATCGTCCAAAGGCATAATGACCGCGGCGGCGACGACGGGGCCCGCGAGAGGTCCTCTGCCCGCTTCGTCCATTCCCGCGATCAAGGTCACGCCTTCGGACAGCAGCTCCTTTTCAAAGCTCAAATTCTCTTTCGTTTCAAATTTCATCGGGTTTCTCCAAGGTGATCTTACCGAGCCGCTGTTTGCGGAAATCGTCGATCACGGCAAGCGCCGTTTTATCGAGATCAGGCTCCGCGCCTTTCATCATAAAGCCTCTTTTTTTCGCGATCTCGGAAAGGATTTCAAGCGGAGTTCCGCTTGCTTCGACCCCGTATCTGTTTTTGAGATTCGTCGGAAATTTCCGACAAAAGAAAGCAATCAAAGCGAGCGACAGTTCCGCCGTGTCGACGACGGCGTCGCGCACCGATCCGATAAACGCGAGGTTCAGACCGACCGTTTCCGACTTCATGCTGTGAGAGAGCGTCCCCGGAGTGTCCAAGAGGGAGACGCCGCCCGGAAGTCGGACCCATTGCTCCCCTTTCGTGACGCCGGGCTTATCGCCCGTCACCGTCTTTTTGCCGCGGCAAAGCGCGTTGATCAAAGTAGACTTTCCCGTGTTGGGCATTCCGATGACCATCGCCTTTACGGCGTAACGAACGCCCTTATTCGCGTTGCGCTCGATCTTCTCTTTATTGATCTCGTTCAAGAGCGCGAGGATCTTTTGCGCGTCGCGAGAAGCCGTCCCCGACGTCGCGATCACGGTCATCCCTTTGCTCTTAAAATATTGTTCCCACAGACGCGCGTCCGCGGGTTCGACCATATCGCACTTGTTGATGACGTACAAAACGGGTTTGTTTTGAATGAGATTATCGAATTCCGGATTGATGCAGGAAAAAGGGGCGCGCGCGTCCAAGACGTACACCAAGCTGTCCACCTTTTTCAGGCTTTCTTCCATTTGGCGTTTCGCTTTCGCCATATGTCCCGGAAACCATTGAATAATCATTTTTTCTCCAAGAGATCGGGTCTGAGTTTTTTCGTGATTTCAAGGCTTTGCGCCTTTCGCCATTTCGCGACTTCCGCGTGATCCCCGGAAAGCAGGACGTCGGGGACTTTAAGCCCCATAAACTCCTGCGGGCGCGTGTACTGCGGATATTCGAGAAGCGCGCCGGAAAAGCTCTCTTCTTCCGTACTTTGCTCGCTGCCGAGGACGCCCGAAACGTATCGGGAAAGCGCGTTTATGACAACCATACAGGGGAGATCGCCGCTCGTCAAGACGTAATCGCCGATCGAAAGCTCCTCGTCGATACAAAGATCGATCACGCGTTGATCGACGCCTTCGTAACTGCCGCAAAGGAAAAGAAGATCGCTCTTTTCGGAGAGTTCGACCGCCTTTTTCTGCGAGAACGTTTTTCCGCGCGGAGAAAGGAAAATGCGCAAGCATTCGTGATCGGGGTCGGCATTTTGTATCGCGTCGTAGATCGGCTGCGGCGTCATCAGCATTCCCGCCCCTCCGCCGAAGGGATAGTCGTCCGTCTTCTTATGCTTATCCGCGGAATAATCGCGGATATTATAGAGTTCGAGCTCGAATTTACCGCTTTGGATCGCTTTTTCGAGGATCCCGACTTTGAGTCCGTCGTACGCTTCCGGGAAAAGGGTCAAAACTTTAATTTTCATAGACCGCCGCCTCCCCGAACGCCGTTTCGTCGAAAACGATGGTCTTCGCCGCGAGATCGGCGACCGCGTTCAGTTTTTTCAAAAACGGGATCATGATCTCTTTTTCCCCTTTGATCAAGAGGACGTCGGCGGCGCGGGCGTTTTGATAGACGTCCGTGATCTCTCCGACGTTTTTTCCTCCGACGAGGACGCGAAGACCGACGAGATCGCTGATAAAGAACTCGCCCTTTTTGAGGTTCTCCGCGTCCGCGCGATCCACTTCGAGGAGCTTGCCGCGAAGAAGATCGGCGTCGTCTCGATTCAAGACGCCTTCGATTTGAACGATCGCCTGATCGTCCGCTCTGCGCGCGCGGATCTTGACCTTCCTATCGCCGAGATAAGCCTCTTTGACACGGCAAAAAAGTTCGGGTGAGTCCAAAAGGACGATCGCCCGAACTTCTCCTTTCACGCCGTGCGGTTTAGTTATTTTCGCTATCGCCAGCCTCATTGATCTCACGGATCTCGACGTCGTAACGCTTATTGCGCTTCGCCGCCGCGGCTTTTACGATGAGACGGATCGCTTTCGCGGTTTTTCCGCCGCGACCGATCACGCGACCGATATCATCCGGCGAAAGCGTAATCGTGATCAAACGCTCTTCTTCGCTGATCTCGACCGAAAAATCGGAATTTCCGGTCAACGATTCAACGATGTAGGAAACCAATTCTTGCATCGTTATTCACCCTTGTTCTCGATAACGCCGGCTTTCTTCAAAAGAACGCGCACGGTATCGGTGGGTTGCGCGCCGTTCGCGATCCACTTCTTCGCAAGATCCGCATCCACCTTGATGGTTTCGGGATTGGTCATGGGATCGAAATAGCCGACCTGCTCGATGTACATGCCGTCTCTCGCTTTTCTGCTGTCCACCGCGACGATGCGGTAGCAGGGTTTGCCTTTTGCGCCGATTCTCGTAAGTCTGAGTTTTACCATTTGTTTATACCTCCGTATTGATTACCTTTTATTAAAAGGGGAATCCCCCTCTTCTTCCGTTCTTCATGCGCTTCATCATTTCGCGCGTCGCCTCGAACTGTTTCAGCAAGGCGTTTACGTCCGAAATCTCCGTCCCGCTTCCCGCCGCGATGCGCTTTTTGCGG
This region includes:
- the rimM gene encoding ribosome maturation factor RimM (Essential for efficient processing of 16S rRNA), which encodes MRLAIAKITKPHGVKGEVRAIVLLDSPELFCRVKEAYLGDRKVKIRARRADDQAIVQIEGVLNRDDADLLRGKLLEVDRADAENLKKGEFFISDLVGLRVLVGGKNVGEITDVYQNARAADVLLIKGEKEIMIPFLKKLNAVADLAAKTIVFDETAFGEAAVYEN
- a CDS encoding KH domain-containing protein; its protein translation is MQELVSYIVESLTGNSDFSVEISEEERLITITLSPDDIGRVIGRGGKTAKAIRLIVKAAAAKRNKRYDVEIREINEAGDSENN
- the ylqF gene encoding ribosome biogenesis GTPase YlqF; amino-acid sequence: MIIQWFPGHMAKAKRQMEESLKKVDSLVYVLDARAPFSCINPEFDNLIQNKPVLYVINKCDMVEPADARLWEQYFKSKGMTVIATSGTASRDAQKILALLNEINKEKIERNANKGVRYAVKAMVIGMPNTGKSTLINALCRGKKTVTGDKPGVTKGEQWVRLPGGVSLLDTPGTLSHSMKSETVGLNLAFIGSVRDAVVDTAELSLALIAFFCRKFPTNLKNRYGVEASGTPLEILSEIAKKRGFMMKGAEPDLDKTALAVIDDFRKQRLGKITLEKPDEI
- the trmD gene encoding tRNA (guanosine(37)-N1)-methyltransferase TrmD; this encodes MKIKVLTLFPEAYDGLKVGILEKAIQSGKFELELYNIRDYSADKHKKTDDYPFGGGAGMLMTPQPIYDAIQNADPDHECLRIFLSPRGKTFSQKKAVELSEKSDLLFLCGSYEGVDQRVIDLCIDEELSIGDYVLTSGDLPCMVVINALSRYVSGVLGSEQSTEEESFSGALLEYPQYTRPQEFMGLKVPDVLLSGDHAEVAKWRKAQSLEITKKLRPDLLEKK
- the rpsP gene encoding 30S ribosomal protein S16, coding for MVKLRLTRIGAKGKPCYRIVAVDSRKARDGMYIEQVGYFDPMTNPETIKVDADLAKKWIANGAQPTDTVRVLLKKAGVIENKGE